A genome region from Carya illinoinensis cultivar Pawnee chromosome 2, C.illinoinensisPawnee_v1, whole genome shotgun sequence includes the following:
- the LOC122297805 gene encoding flap endonuclease GEN-like 1 isoform X1: MGVGGHFWDLLKPYARTEGFDFLRNKRVAVDLSYWIVQHETAIKTHVRKPHIRLTFFRTINLFSKFGAFPVFVIDGTPSPLKSQARIARFFRASGIDLSDFPVAEEGFPVERNGAFSTCVRECVELLELLGLPVVKAKGEAEALCAQLNSEGYVDACITADSDAFLYGAKCVIKCVQPNSKEPFECYHISDIEAGTGLKRKHLIAISLLVGNDHDLDGVQGIGLDTALRFVQAFAEDEILNRLYEIGNGDTPLFQGGIKSIDDHTPSSDKSSPKIRCCHCSFCGHPGSKRAHYKFSCEYCSTSNVEGCMKKPDGFKCDCPSCGVAQKEKEQKRKENWRMKVCNKIALQTNFPNEKIIAMYLCDNHGYFAGLLQRFFLNVFTAKDGPCISWGSPKTEMLVDFLAFNQIWEPSYIRRMMLPMLSTIFLREMAVNSVKTLLYGQYEFDSVLRVKIRYGHPFYLVKWRKVASALGSAMYTIPTEESDRQQDVIASDESPNLLEGPDVPEIHVDEEGYFYLLTDENMDLVQAAFPEKVDSFLREKELKESKRRKSSSLRSERTIEKSESKGVQLSITEFYRSTKVQIQVKPGGPDKVSDGSGVENSKGKREVSSPNISKSVRRRLLFN, translated from the exons ATGGGGGTGGGAGGGCATTTCTGGGACTTGCTGAAGCCCTATGCCCGAACCGAAGGCTTTGATTTCCTGAGGAACAAACGGGTCGCTGTAGACCTCTCCTACTGGATCGTCCAGCACGAGACCGCTATCAAGACCCATGTCAGAAAGCCACACATCAGGCTTACTTTCTTCCGTACCATCAATCTCTTCTCTAAG TTTGGTGCATTTCCGGTCTTTGTCATCGATGGAACTCCATCACCGCTTAAATCGCAGGCAAGAATTGCAAGGTTTTTTCGTGCTTCTGGCATTGATTTGTCAGATTTTCCGGTTGCTGAAGAGGGTTTTCCGGTTGAGAGGAATGGTGCATTTTCAACATGTGTTCGAGAGTGCGTG GAACTGCTTGAGCTTTTGGGGTTGCCTGTGGTAAAAGCAAAAGGAGAGGCAGAAGCATTGTGTGCACAGTTAAACAGTGAAGGTTATGTAGATGCTTGCATTACTGCCGACAGTGATGCATTCCTCTATGGGGCTAAATGTGTCATCAAATGTGTTCAGCCCAATTCCAAA GAACCATTTGAATGCTACCACATATCAGATATTGAAGCTGGTACTGGGTTGAAGAGGAAACACTTGATTGCTATATCTCTTTTGGTTGGCAATGACCATGATTTGGATGGGGTGCAAGGGATTGGGCTTGATACAGCTCTTCGCTTTGTCCAAGCTTTTGCCGAAGATGAGATACTGAATAG GCTATATGAAATAGGCAATGGGGATACTCCACTGTTTCAAGGTGGCATTAAATCTATAGATGATCATACGCCTAGTTCGGATAAGAGCTCACCAAAGATAAGATGTTGTCACTGTTCCTTCTGTGGACATCCTGGAAGCAAGAGGGCTCATTATAAGTTTTCTTGCGAATACTGCAGTACTAGTAATGTTGAAGGTTGCATGAAAAAGCCAGATGGATTTAAATGTGATTGCCCCTCCTGTGGTGTG GCTCAGAAGGAGAAAgaacagaaaaggaaagaaaattggAGAATGAAAGTTTGCAACAAGATTGCATTGCAGACGAATTTTCCCAATGAGAAGATAATTGCAATGTATTTGTGCGACAACCATGGTTATTTTGCTG GTCTATTACAGAGATTTTTTTTGAATGTTTTTACAGCAAAAGATGGCCCTTGCATATCATGGGGAAGCCCAAAAACTGAAATGCTGGTTGATTTCTTGGCTTTTAATCAGATCTGGGAGCCATCTTATATTCGGCGGATGATGCTCCCCATGTTGTCCACCATTTTCTTGAGAGAAATGGCTGTAAATTCTGTAAAAACTTTGTTGTATGGACAGTATGAGTTTGACTCTGTGCTGCGTGTAAAGATCAGATACGGACATCCATTCTATCTGGTCAAGTGGAGAAAAGTTGCATCAGCTCTGGGGAGTGCTATGTATACAATCCCTACTGAGGAGTCTGATAGGCAACAAGATGTTATAGCATCTGATGAATCTCCTAATTTATTGGAAGGCCCCGATGTTCCAGAGATTCATGTTGATGAGGAGGGTTACTTCTACCTGTTGACAGATGAAAATATGGACCTTGTTCAGGCTGCTTTTCCAGAAAAGGTTGACAGTTTTTTGCGTGAAAAG GAACTGAAAGAATCAAAACGAAGAAAGAGTTCAAGCTTGAGATCTGAAAGGACCATCGAAAAGTCAGAATCAAAAGGTGTCCAGCTAAGTATCACTGAATTCTATCGTTCAACCAAAGTACAAATTCAGGTGAAACCAGGAGGTCCAGACAAGGTTTCCGATGGTTCAGGTGTGGAGAACTCAAAAGGGAAAAGGGAAGTTTCAAGTCCAAATATTTCCAAGTCTGTTAGACGTCGCCTTTTATTTAACTAG
- the LOC122297805 gene encoding flap endonuclease GEN-like 1 isoform X2, with translation MGVGGHFWDLLKPYARTEGFDFLRNKRVAVDLSYWIVQHETAIKTHVRKPHIRLTFFRTINLFSKFGAFPVFVIDGTPSPLKSQARIARFFRASGIDLSDFPVAEEGFPVERNGAFSTCVRECVELLELLGLPVVKAKGEAEALCAQLNSEGYVDACITADSDAFLYGAKCVIKCVQPNSKEPFECYHISDIEAGTGLKRKHLIAISLLVGNDHDLDGVQGIGLDTALRFVQAFAEDEILNRLYEIGNGDTPLFQGGIKSIDDHTPSSDKSSPKIRCCHCSFCGHPGSKRAHYKFSCEYCSTSNVEGCMKKPDGFKCDCPSCGVAQKEKEQKRKENWRMKVCNKIALQTNFPNEKIIAMYLCDNHGYFAAKDGPCISWGSPKTEMLVDFLAFNQIWEPSYIRRMMLPMLSTIFLREMAVNSVKTLLYGQYEFDSVLRVKIRYGHPFYLVKWRKVASALGSAMYTIPTEESDRQQDVIASDESPNLLEGPDVPEIHVDEEGYFYLLTDENMDLVQAAFPEKVDSFLREKELKESKRRKSSSLRSERTIEKSESKGVQLSITEFYRSTKVQIQVKPGGPDKVSDGSGVENSKGKREVSSPNISKSVRRRLLFN, from the exons ATGGGGGTGGGAGGGCATTTCTGGGACTTGCTGAAGCCCTATGCCCGAACCGAAGGCTTTGATTTCCTGAGGAACAAACGGGTCGCTGTAGACCTCTCCTACTGGATCGTCCAGCACGAGACCGCTATCAAGACCCATGTCAGAAAGCCACACATCAGGCTTACTTTCTTCCGTACCATCAATCTCTTCTCTAAG TTTGGTGCATTTCCGGTCTTTGTCATCGATGGAACTCCATCACCGCTTAAATCGCAGGCAAGAATTGCAAGGTTTTTTCGTGCTTCTGGCATTGATTTGTCAGATTTTCCGGTTGCTGAAGAGGGTTTTCCGGTTGAGAGGAATGGTGCATTTTCAACATGTGTTCGAGAGTGCGTG GAACTGCTTGAGCTTTTGGGGTTGCCTGTGGTAAAAGCAAAAGGAGAGGCAGAAGCATTGTGTGCACAGTTAAACAGTGAAGGTTATGTAGATGCTTGCATTACTGCCGACAGTGATGCATTCCTCTATGGGGCTAAATGTGTCATCAAATGTGTTCAGCCCAATTCCAAA GAACCATTTGAATGCTACCACATATCAGATATTGAAGCTGGTACTGGGTTGAAGAGGAAACACTTGATTGCTATATCTCTTTTGGTTGGCAATGACCATGATTTGGATGGGGTGCAAGGGATTGGGCTTGATACAGCTCTTCGCTTTGTCCAAGCTTTTGCCGAAGATGAGATACTGAATAG GCTATATGAAATAGGCAATGGGGATACTCCACTGTTTCAAGGTGGCATTAAATCTATAGATGATCATACGCCTAGTTCGGATAAGAGCTCACCAAAGATAAGATGTTGTCACTGTTCCTTCTGTGGACATCCTGGAAGCAAGAGGGCTCATTATAAGTTTTCTTGCGAATACTGCAGTACTAGTAATGTTGAAGGTTGCATGAAAAAGCCAGATGGATTTAAATGTGATTGCCCCTCCTGTGGTGTG GCTCAGAAGGAGAAAgaacagaaaaggaaagaaaattggAGAATGAAAGTTTGCAACAAGATTGCATTGCAGACGAATTTTCCCAATGAGAAGATAATTGCAATGTATTTGTGCGACAACCATGGTTATTTTGCTG CAAAAGATGGCCCTTGCATATCATGGGGAAGCCCAAAAACTGAAATGCTGGTTGATTTCTTGGCTTTTAATCAGATCTGGGAGCCATCTTATATTCGGCGGATGATGCTCCCCATGTTGTCCACCATTTTCTTGAGAGAAATGGCTGTAAATTCTGTAAAAACTTTGTTGTATGGACAGTATGAGTTTGACTCTGTGCTGCGTGTAAAGATCAGATACGGACATCCATTCTATCTGGTCAAGTGGAGAAAAGTTGCATCAGCTCTGGGGAGTGCTATGTATACAATCCCTACTGAGGAGTCTGATAGGCAACAAGATGTTATAGCATCTGATGAATCTCCTAATTTATTGGAAGGCCCCGATGTTCCAGAGATTCATGTTGATGAGGAGGGTTACTTCTACCTGTTGACAGATGAAAATATGGACCTTGTTCAGGCTGCTTTTCCAGAAAAGGTTGACAGTTTTTTGCGTGAAAAG GAACTGAAAGAATCAAAACGAAGAAAGAGTTCAAGCTTGAGATCTGAAAGGACCATCGAAAAGTCAGAATCAAAAGGTGTCCAGCTAAGTATCACTGAATTCTATCGTTCAACCAAAGTACAAATTCAGGTGAAACCAGGAGGTCCAGACAAGGTTTCCGATGGTTCAGGTGTGGAGAACTCAAAAGGGAAAAGGGAAGTTTCAAGTCCAAATATTTCCAAGTCTGTTAGACGTCGCCTTTTATTTAACTAG
- the LOC122297805 gene encoding flap endonuclease GEN-like 1 isoform X4: protein MQELLELLGLPVVKAKGEAEALCAQLNSEGYVDACITADSDAFLYGAKCVIKCVQPNSKEPFECYHISDIEAGTGLKRKHLIAISLLVGNDHDLDGVQGIGLDTALRFVQAFAEDEILNRLYEIGNGDTPLFQGGIKSIDDHTPSSDKSSPKIRCCHCSFCGHPGSKRAHYKFSCEYCSTSNVEGCMKKPDGFKCDCPSCGVAQKEKEQKRKENWRMKVCNKIALQTNFPNEKIIAMYLCDNHGYFAGLLQRFFLNVFTAKDGPCISWGSPKTEMLVDFLAFNQIWEPSYIRRMMLPMLSTIFLREMAVNSVKTLLYGQYEFDSVLRVKIRYGHPFYLVKWRKVASALGSAMYTIPTEESDRQQDVIASDESPNLLEGPDVPEIHVDEEGYFYLLTDENMDLVQAAFPEKVDSFLREKELKESKRRKSSSLRSERTIEKSESKGVQLSITEFYRSTKVQIQVKPGGPDKVSDGSGVENSKGKREVSSPNISKSVRRRLLFN from the exons ATGCAG GAACTGCTTGAGCTTTTGGGGTTGCCTGTGGTAAAAGCAAAAGGAGAGGCAGAAGCATTGTGTGCACAGTTAAACAGTGAAGGTTATGTAGATGCTTGCATTACTGCCGACAGTGATGCATTCCTCTATGGGGCTAAATGTGTCATCAAATGTGTTCAGCCCAATTCCAAA GAACCATTTGAATGCTACCACATATCAGATATTGAAGCTGGTACTGGGTTGAAGAGGAAACACTTGATTGCTATATCTCTTTTGGTTGGCAATGACCATGATTTGGATGGGGTGCAAGGGATTGGGCTTGATACAGCTCTTCGCTTTGTCCAAGCTTTTGCCGAAGATGAGATACTGAATAG GCTATATGAAATAGGCAATGGGGATACTCCACTGTTTCAAGGTGGCATTAAATCTATAGATGATCATACGCCTAGTTCGGATAAGAGCTCACCAAAGATAAGATGTTGTCACTGTTCCTTCTGTGGACATCCTGGAAGCAAGAGGGCTCATTATAAGTTTTCTTGCGAATACTGCAGTACTAGTAATGTTGAAGGTTGCATGAAAAAGCCAGATGGATTTAAATGTGATTGCCCCTCCTGTGGTGTG GCTCAGAAGGAGAAAgaacagaaaaggaaagaaaattggAGAATGAAAGTTTGCAACAAGATTGCATTGCAGACGAATTTTCCCAATGAGAAGATAATTGCAATGTATTTGTGCGACAACCATGGTTATTTTGCTG GTCTATTACAGAGATTTTTTTTGAATGTTTTTACAGCAAAAGATGGCCCTTGCATATCATGGGGAAGCCCAAAAACTGAAATGCTGGTTGATTTCTTGGCTTTTAATCAGATCTGGGAGCCATCTTATATTCGGCGGATGATGCTCCCCATGTTGTCCACCATTTTCTTGAGAGAAATGGCTGTAAATTCTGTAAAAACTTTGTTGTATGGACAGTATGAGTTTGACTCTGTGCTGCGTGTAAAGATCAGATACGGACATCCATTCTATCTGGTCAAGTGGAGAAAAGTTGCATCAGCTCTGGGGAGTGCTATGTATACAATCCCTACTGAGGAGTCTGATAGGCAACAAGATGTTATAGCATCTGATGAATCTCCTAATTTATTGGAAGGCCCCGATGTTCCAGAGATTCATGTTGATGAGGAGGGTTACTTCTACCTGTTGACAGATGAAAATATGGACCTTGTTCAGGCTGCTTTTCCAGAAAAGGTTGACAGTTTTTTGCGTGAAAAG GAACTGAAAGAATCAAAACGAAGAAAGAGTTCAAGCTTGAGATCTGAAAGGACCATCGAAAAGTCAGAATCAAAAGGTGTCCAGCTAAGTATCACTGAATTCTATCGTTCAACCAAAGTACAAATTCAGGTGAAACCAGGAGGTCCAGACAAGGTTTCCGATGGTTCAGGTGTGGAGAACTCAAAAGGGAAAAGGGAAGTTTCAAGTCCAAATATTTCCAAGTCTGTTAGACGTCGCCTTTTATTTAACTAG
- the LOC122297805 gene encoding flap endonuclease GEN-like 1 isoform X3 gives MGVGGHFWDLLKPYARTEGFDFLRNKRVAVDLSYWIVQHETAIKTHVRKPHIRLTFFRTINLFSKFGAFPVFVIDGTPSPLKSQARIARFFRASGIDLSDFPVAEEGFPVERNGAFSTCVRECVELLELLGLPVVKAKGEAEALCAQLNSEGYVDACITADSDAFLYGAKCVIKCVQPNSKEPFECYHISDIEAGTGLKRKHLIAISLLVGNDHDLDGVQGIGLDTALRFVQAFAEDEILNRLYEIGNGDTPLFQGGIKSIDDHTPSSDKSSPKIRCCHCSFCGHPGSKRAHYKFSCEYCSTSNVEGCMKKPDGFKCDCPSCGVAQKEKEQKRKENWRMKVCNKIALQTNFPNEKIIAMYLCDNHGYFADGPCISWGSPKTEMLVDFLAFNQIWEPSYIRRMMLPMLSTIFLREMAVNSVKTLLYGQYEFDSVLRVKIRYGHPFYLVKWRKVASALGSAMYTIPTEESDRQQDVIASDESPNLLEGPDVPEIHVDEEGYFYLLTDENMDLVQAAFPEKVDSFLREKELKESKRRKSSSLRSERTIEKSESKGVQLSITEFYRSTKVQIQVKPGGPDKVSDGSGVENSKGKREVSSPNISKSVRRRLLFN, from the exons ATGGGGGTGGGAGGGCATTTCTGGGACTTGCTGAAGCCCTATGCCCGAACCGAAGGCTTTGATTTCCTGAGGAACAAACGGGTCGCTGTAGACCTCTCCTACTGGATCGTCCAGCACGAGACCGCTATCAAGACCCATGTCAGAAAGCCACACATCAGGCTTACTTTCTTCCGTACCATCAATCTCTTCTCTAAG TTTGGTGCATTTCCGGTCTTTGTCATCGATGGAACTCCATCACCGCTTAAATCGCAGGCAAGAATTGCAAGGTTTTTTCGTGCTTCTGGCATTGATTTGTCAGATTTTCCGGTTGCTGAAGAGGGTTTTCCGGTTGAGAGGAATGGTGCATTTTCAACATGTGTTCGAGAGTGCGTG GAACTGCTTGAGCTTTTGGGGTTGCCTGTGGTAAAAGCAAAAGGAGAGGCAGAAGCATTGTGTGCACAGTTAAACAGTGAAGGTTATGTAGATGCTTGCATTACTGCCGACAGTGATGCATTCCTCTATGGGGCTAAATGTGTCATCAAATGTGTTCAGCCCAATTCCAAA GAACCATTTGAATGCTACCACATATCAGATATTGAAGCTGGTACTGGGTTGAAGAGGAAACACTTGATTGCTATATCTCTTTTGGTTGGCAATGACCATGATTTGGATGGGGTGCAAGGGATTGGGCTTGATACAGCTCTTCGCTTTGTCCAAGCTTTTGCCGAAGATGAGATACTGAATAG GCTATATGAAATAGGCAATGGGGATACTCCACTGTTTCAAGGTGGCATTAAATCTATAGATGATCATACGCCTAGTTCGGATAAGAGCTCACCAAAGATAAGATGTTGTCACTGTTCCTTCTGTGGACATCCTGGAAGCAAGAGGGCTCATTATAAGTTTTCTTGCGAATACTGCAGTACTAGTAATGTTGAAGGTTGCATGAAAAAGCCAGATGGATTTAAATGTGATTGCCCCTCCTGTGGTGTG GCTCAGAAGGAGAAAgaacagaaaaggaaagaaaattggAGAATGAAAGTTTGCAACAAGATTGCATTGCAGACGAATTTTCCCAATGAGAAGATAATTGCAATGTATTTGTGCGACAACCATGGTTATTTTGCTG ATGGCCCTTGCATATCATGGGGAAGCCCAAAAACTGAAATGCTGGTTGATTTCTTGGCTTTTAATCAGATCTGGGAGCCATCTTATATTCGGCGGATGATGCTCCCCATGTTGTCCACCATTTTCTTGAGAGAAATGGCTGTAAATTCTGTAAAAACTTTGTTGTATGGACAGTATGAGTTTGACTCTGTGCTGCGTGTAAAGATCAGATACGGACATCCATTCTATCTGGTCAAGTGGAGAAAAGTTGCATCAGCTCTGGGGAGTGCTATGTATACAATCCCTACTGAGGAGTCTGATAGGCAACAAGATGTTATAGCATCTGATGAATCTCCTAATTTATTGGAAGGCCCCGATGTTCCAGAGATTCATGTTGATGAGGAGGGTTACTTCTACCTGTTGACAGATGAAAATATGGACCTTGTTCAGGCTGCTTTTCCAGAAAAGGTTGACAGTTTTTTGCGTGAAAAG GAACTGAAAGAATCAAAACGAAGAAAGAGTTCAAGCTTGAGATCTGAAAGGACCATCGAAAAGTCAGAATCAAAAGGTGTCCAGCTAAGTATCACTGAATTCTATCGTTCAACCAAAGTACAAATTCAGGTGAAACCAGGAGGTCCAGACAAGGTTTCCGATGGTTCAGGTGTGGAGAACTCAAAAGGGAAAAGGGAAGTTTCAAGTCCAAATATTTCCAAGTCTGTTAGACGTCGCCTTTTATTTAACTAG